Genomic segment of Juglans microcarpa x Juglans regia isolate MS1-56 chromosome 7S, Jm3101_v1.0, whole genome shotgun sequence:
ATAAGGCATGCATTATAGTTTCTGGTTGGATTATGCATATGGGACGCTTAGACAAGTTTGGGGAATGAAAtgggatgagaattttatgaataatagtaagatagtttatcaatagtagtgagataggaCAGTCTATAATCTTCTTCTTGTAAAGATTTGATTTTGAAATTCTAAGCCACCTGCTTTCTTAGATTTTCTGATCTGACTCCAGTTTATCCATCTGGTTCTTGACCCTTTCTCTTTTTGCCCCCCTAAAAAGCTCCACATCAATATATCAATCTTTTTCGACAAGGTTATAAAGAGTTTGAACTATTGATTTCATacagatctctctctccctactTGGCAGTTGGCACAGAAATTCATCTTCCAATTAAAAGCTCTCCCCCAAATGTCCAGGACAACTTTGAAATGGACTTTCCTATCAAAGTTGGAAGTCCCAAGTACTTCTCATAATAAATTAAGTCCTGAAAAATCTGATGCTTGTAATATCAACAATATTGTCCCTCACCTCCTTTTCATTGTTTCTGCcgaaaaaaattgaagttttcaCTTTACTCAACCTTTGACTTGAGGCATGCTCATATAAACTCAAGTAGTTTTAGCATTCTTTGCTACACTCCAAAGAGTTAGTTCAACAAAAGAGAAGATTGTCGTTTACAAAGAAGAGATGGTTAATGTGAAGGACATCTCTTGAAATAGGTAAAGCTATTATGAGCCGAGGCTCCTCAACATTGCCAATTAGTGAACTTCAGGCACACACATAATGAATAGGTaagaagagagaggggtctCTTTGTCTAATTCCTCTTGCTATCTGAAACCTCTCATGTGGTACCCCATTCAACGGTACGGTACCCCATCCaccatttttatatattttaaattttaaaaccattAATTTAGTAGAGCTAATTGGTTAACTTTCCATGAAACATTGGAAAGGAATAAAGAACGTCATTTACACCATGtcctaataattaaatttattttataataaaaataattttataatccaaCCTATCAAATTAAATGTACATAATAAACTTAGAAAGACTAGTGTATAGCGAAAtgatttctcttttaaaattacttcttacCATTTTCGAAGGGGGAGGAGggagaaaggaaggaaaaaaacacaaaaaaggcTTCCTTCTTACCAAAATTTGACCGAAGTCAGTCTCTCACTCCCACTCCATTCTTCCGGGCGCCATGCAAGGAGATCCTTCGAGACCCATAACCGGTTACCCAGCCCCGAACGGTTTCCCGCCTCCCCAACCCGGCGTTGCCTACCCTTACCATGCGCCCCCACCACCGCCACAATCTCACCCTTACTACAATCCCCAGCCCTATCCCTACCCTTCCTCCTCCTCAACCACCTTCGTCCGCCGCTTCCTCACTTCCATGATCGTTGTCTTCTTCCTCATTGGCGTCTCCATCCTCATCCTCTGGCTCGTCCTCCGCCCCCGCATCCCCGACTTCCGAGTCGACTCTCTTTCCGTTTCCAATTTCTCCTCCGGCTCCAATTACTCCTCCTCCATCACCGGCTTATGGAACGTCAGGTTCTCCGTCTACAACCCCAACAAGAAGATGTCCATCTCCTACGAGGAAGTTCACTCCTCCCTCCTCTATAAATCGGAGCCCATATCCCAGACGCGTATCGCGCCGTTCAAGCAGGGGAAGCGGAATCAGACGGTTCTTGACACGGCCTTCTCCTCCACCGCCACCTACGTTGACAGATGGGTCGTGAATGATATCAGCGGTGACAGGGCACGTGGTTCTGTGAGCTTCAGTGTGATTGTTGGTGCTAGGGTTCAGTTCCGGCCTGGCGGGTGGAGGGCGAGGAATCGGATGCTTAGGGTGTTATGTGAAGATTTGCCGGTCGGTATCTCCTCCAATAGTAGCGGGTCTGGGACGCTCGTCGGTGGAGCCAAGGGCTGCAGGGTTGGTCTGTGAGTAAACAAATAGGGCTTTCTCACTGCTAATTTTGTTTGATAAGATTCTCAGTATCTCCTTATTTAAATTGGAGATTTGTTTAAATATGAGGAAATAATCGTAGTTCTCTTTTACATTTGAATTAGTATGATTAGTTATACAGTTTCTTCTTTTACATTTGAATTAGTATGATTAGTTATACAGTTTCTTCAATTGTGTTCTGTGTCGGTTAATGCTAATATCGCATTGCGGAGTCAAATATATAGGTTTTAACGTTTGTTATCtttgaacttatttttattttatttttaaaaaatgtggttTTTGTATGCCTTAATTTGGAACTTGGGAATTAAtttagtttaaactttaaatggTGAGAAGTGCAAAATGAAGAGAAATCGAGGTATCATGGAATGAATAAAAGCGAATTGTTGCTGCGACATTGGCCTTCTGATAGATAGCTACAATGATATCTTTCTCCTCTATGATAATCTGTGTTTCAATCATATACTCAATCTTTTTATGTGTCttgttttgatcacaaattatgACACTTAGGCACAATGTTGATGTGTTTGGATCAAACTAGGCTTGCTCACGACATGTTAACTCTGGATTATTTTAAGGCTGTTCTTTGCTTGTTTGGCCCATCAGGGCAACACATACTTGTGGCTTTTCATCATTGGGTAAGCAGTTTTCTTAGCAGCTTGTCTTTTTATACTCCATAAGTAATTTGTAAACTGACACTCTCATTCACTAGCTTAGGATGGACGATGGTGGTTGATGATTTGATACCCAAAGCAGTTTTGGTTCCGCAATTTTCTAGGAAGGGGAATATCAACTCTGCGGTAGCTTGGTCTTTATCCCTGCCATGCTTTTTGAAGTGTTATCTGTATTTCTGTGCTCTCACTTTGAAAACCCGAAGGACTTGGTTATTATGCCTTTGTTAATATTTTGATGTAACATTAGATAGAGTTGAGTGTCCGATCTAACTATATGCGATACCCCATTGGGTGTtacactatagtctataatagaTCATTTTGCTGATCTATGTAAGAAAACATGAGTAATCATTCAGTGATTGAATTGGTGGACTGTGTACTAAAGTACCAAAGTTCATTTGCTCATTAACATTGGCTTGGTGTATGTATCtgtattattttatgttaggTATATAATCTTATGTTATAAGCACAATTGTTCGTTTTCCCAGCACTGACAAGGTAGAGGATATAATTCCCAGAATCCTTCCTAAAGACTCAAAAGTACAAAAACTTAGCCAAAATATGTTGCTCAACGTGTCCTGACCATTTCCCTTGGTTTATGAAGGTTTTTTTAGGACAATAGATGGTGAGGAAAAACTGATGGCATGTGAATGATATTGTTTGAAGTAATGGAATTTGTTTCCCTGGCCTTAACTGTTTAAGGGGAGACATGGGGGATACTCTAGAACCCCCTTCCTGAGAGGTTATGAATGTCACTACATTACATTCCAAGCACCAAGGTAAACTCTCAATTGCCTACAAACATCAACCCTTGTCTGCCTAGGTTGTGCACCAGTCCTGCTGCTTGTTTCCACAAGGGGAGTCGCTCATAACATCCTAGTGGACCATACCTTCTCAACATCCTTGTGGCTTGCACTTCCACTTAACCATCTTGGCATCATCTTATAGCCAATGGCATagaaaacaatataaataatgaactcttttctccttattattctctttctctaaactttttttataacaagaacattttcaagtggtaaaggccaaGGTCTTAGTGGTATGCTCCCCTCCAGGTCTAATGtttgaatcctcttgggtgcaaacaatttctaggggccatcagacTAGGAGaactttcccttgaattacccgaggtgcacttgcagaaaACTCATTGCCAAGAGTTTTTGCACTCACGaaattagtcgggactttgttcttggacaccagtgccaataaaagaaACATCAAGTGCATGACATGATCATACTACTCACTTGTTTGACTCTAATtggatacattttttttttaacatcaaggGAACGGCATGATCATACTACTCAACTTGTTTGATTCTAATCGGATTCAGAATTGAATGCTTTGAATCTGACTACATTGAAGTTATAGTCCAGCCCTACAGGATTAGTTTTATATTCTGTTTAAGCTGATGATGTAGATCACATGGACTAATAAACAAGTGGAATGTCATGTAAATAAAGATGCAGTAGTCATCGATCATTGGGTTTCTGGTTTTGAGATACAAAAACTGGATTAGTTTGGTCTGCGCCATAAATTTGCATCTTGCATTGGAGCAGCGGTGCTTTTATTTAGCACAATTGCCACACTAATAGTTattaaatggatttttttaattaccacgtaaaaataattaatttctacCTCAACATAGTTAATTTGAACATCCTAAAATGCTTTAACAGAATGATTAAACTTAATTAAATCTGCTAACTAAGTAAATGAATATTGCATTTATTAGGATTGTGCTctgaaaaaatttatcaaaaaaaaaaaaaaaaaaaaggattgtgCTCTGAAGCTCTGAAAAAAGtttattgttgttttaaaaaaagagatcaagaaaaatctgaaaataaaaaataaaactcagaATCTGTAGAAGTCAATCTTAATGTATTGAACATACAAATGAATTGctcatcaaatatataaatgaagatTATTGATGGGAAGAAAAaacttctacttatcattcaattttccctttttttgtgtgttttacaATTGTGGGTGTGCATGGATCAAAGCTCATTTgtatagtaagatgagatgagatgattttagacgagttgaataaaatattattagaatattatttgttaatattattattattttagaatttgaaaatgttgaattgtttattatattttgtgtgaaaatttaaaaaaattgtaatgatgaagtgacaTTGTAAGGGTTCTCTGGGTTTGTGTATGAATTTTTGGTTTAATGGAAGGTATTTCTGGGTTGAGTTGGAATTCTATGGAATGAAAAAGGACAAATTCAACAGAAAATTGTGATAAAGGAACGAAAATACAGGAATTTGATAAGAGCAACTGAGAAATTCAAGTTGCCACAAGGTTCTTCGAGGGCCCCTTAACCTCCAAATTCAATAGccaattcttcaaatttctaaaTGATTCTTCTCTGCCATTTCTAGCGTACATATTGCAGCACTACTAACCAACTGCTCAAATGGCAGTGATACACGTGTAACTATGCAACAAAATGTAAAACAGAAAGTGACTAAATTCAAGTATGTAAACGACAAGGACTTAATAATAAACGAAAGCATAACAAGTAAAAAACGGCATGTAGTCGTTCATCTTCTGAGCCTCCCAACGCTGCGTTCCTTGCTTTATTAAATGGTGCTCTTCGTTCTTCCTTCATACGGTGCATTTCGAGTTCCATGCCATAACCCTAGTTCCCTTCTCTTCGACAGTTCATGTTCACTTCAGCTACTTCACTCTTGTCCCCTCCAACTACGACGACTCTCTAGTGCTCCTCATCCTATAGAACCCGTGACACCCATAAAACCTGTAACAATCTCCCTCTCTTAAAGCACCTTTCTCACAAGGTGTGGGTATAGGTTTCACAATTTCCAGAGAGTCTTCCAAGTATTTTTCTCATCAGTAACCCCAACCCATTTCACCAAAACCTCTGTGATGGCCTTATAACCATGTTGTTTGAGTCTTCTATCCACAATCGCCTCGGGTTCAGGTAGTACTTCCCCTTTCGAGTTCACTGGGGGAAGTTGTGGCAAGGGGCTGATTTGATCCCTGAGTTTCCGTTTCAGGCATGAAACGTGGAAAACTGGGTAGATCTTTAATGAAGCCGGTAGATCCAGGTTGTACGCTACCTTCCCCAGGCTTTGGAGGATGCGAAAGGGCCCATAAAACCACGGCGAGAGTTTGAGGTTCTGACGAGTAACCACGGATTTCTGGCAGTATGGTTGAAGCCTGAGGTAGACCCAGTCCCCCTCATTATATTCCCGCTCTGTTCTTCTTTTATCCGCATAAAACTTCATCCTTGCTTGAGAAGCTTCTAGGTTTTGTTTAAGTACTGCTTTGAGTTGTTCTCTGGTTTGCAGTAGAGTGTTAACTGAGTCGTGGGATGCTGTTCCTGGTATGTATGTGAGTAGTTTAGGAGGGCTGTAACCATAGAGGGCCTTGAATGGTGAAATTTTTGTAGCCGTGTGGTAAGAGGTATTGTACCAAAATTCTGCCATAGACAACCACTGAGCCCAACTCGTGGGCTTAGTCCCTGCATAGCACCATAGGTAACCTTCCAACGTCTTGTTAAGAGCCTCTGTTTGACCATCCGTTTCTGGATGGTAAGCGGAGCTGTAATGTAAAGTGGAGCCTTGGAGCTCAAATAAGGACTTCCAAAAGGAACTAAGGAAGATGGGATCGCGACCAGAAACTATAGTCTTAGGAAGGGCGTGGAGTTTGAACacctcttgaaaaaaattttgagccACTCCAGCTGCTGTATAAGGGTGGGACAATGTTATAAAATGGTCATATTTGATCATCCTGTCGACAACAACCAATATGACTGTGGCTCCTTGGGAATTAGGTAAACCCTCCACAAAGTCAAGGGAAATGGCTTCTCAAGCTTGACTCAGTATAGGAAGTGGTTGGAGGAGTCCTAGGTAGAGAACATTTTCTGTCTTATTAACTTGGTAAATATCACATTCTCGAACTGTTTTTTCGATATCTTGCTTCATCCCCTTCCAATAAAAATCCCTCTTAGCCCGTTGATAGGTTTTAAGAAACCCTGAGTGACCAGCCTGTGGATACTCATGAATAAATCTGAGAACCTTGTTTTTAAAGGCTGAGTATGCATCAATAACAAATCTGTCCTTTTTTAGCAGCAACCCTTGTTAAAGGGTATAGCCTTTAGGTACAGCTTGGTTGGCTTGGAACTTAGCCAACAAGTCTTGCATTTCCACAGAACCTGAATAGCTACCTTTTAGCTCATCAATCCAAATGGGAGTGGGAAAGGTAATAACTGCCAATAAACCCTCAATACAGTTGTCAGCTTCATGCATCcaccactttgttttctttttgatacTGAAATCATAGCCCAATAATTTTGTGATCCACTTATGTTGGGTCATAGTACCCACCTTTTGTTCTAACAGAAACTTTAAAGCTTACTGGTCAGTTTTAACCTTGAAAGCTTGACCCAGCAAATAAGGTCTCCATTTCTGAACTGTAGTGACTAAGGCTAAGAACTTATTCTCATAAGTTGATAGAGTTAGAGCCCTTCCTTGGCATCACACTCCACAATGAAGGTTTGGGAAAAATCAGGTAGCCTTAGTACAGGTGGTGAGGTCATTGCCATTTTCAATTCTTCAAAGGTCTTTGCAGCCTTGTCATTCCAtgtaaaagaatttttcttaagtagTGCAGTAAGTGATGCAGCAATAAGACCATACCCTTTAATAAATTTACGATAACAACCAATCAAACCTAAAAATCCCCTCAAGGACTTGGCGTTTTTAGGCACAGGCTAGCTTAACATAGCTGCCACTTTCTTAGGGTCAGTCTTAATTCCCCTATCAGTCACAATATGCCCAAATATTCAACCTCAGATACCCCAAAGAAGCATTTTGACCTTTTTGCATATAAGCAGTGGGAAACAAGGGTGCTTAACACCTGTTGTAAATGCTTGAGATGGTCTTCTATGCAGCTGCTGTATACTAGGATATCGTCAAAAAAACCTAGGAcaaatttcctaaaaaatggTCTAAAAACCGTGTTCATCAGCCCTTGGAATGTGGAGGGTGCATTGGTAAGCTCAAAGGGCATTACCAAGAATTCATAATGGCCTTCGTGAGTACGAAAGGTCGTCTTAGGAACATATTCAGGGACCACCCGTATCTAATGATAGCCAGACCGTAGGTCTAACTTAGAAAAAATCCGAGAACCATGTAGTTCATCCAGTAATTCATCGATTACTGGAATGGAAAATCTGTCCTTCATAGTTTCCTTATTGAGACCCCTGTAATCAACACACATGCGCCAGCTGCCATCTTGTTTTCTCACTAACAATACGGGTGATGAGAAGGGGCTGGAGCTAGGTCTAATTACTCCAGAACAGAGCAACTCCAtaacaattttctcaatttcagtTTTATAGTAGTGAGTGTATCTATAAGGGCGAATAGAAATTGGATTAGTGCCTTCCTTCAACACTATTCTATGGTCATGAGACCTCCTAGGAGGAAGCCCCATTGGTTCACGGAAAACCTGATCAAACTGTGTTAACAGTTGGTCAATATGTGGATTGCATATTCCCTGAGGTTCCTCTATTTCAGTGGCCATTAATTGCAACAAAAGCCCTCTACCCTTGTGAATTGCAGTCACTAGAGACTTGTTAGGCTCATTAGTAAAAGTGGACTCACGTTGTTCAGTAAGTCTACCCACTGAAACGGCATGCTTAAACTTGAGAAATTCCAGGTTATGGGTCCCAAACTTCTGAGCCAGTGTATCCCCAACAAAGCATCACAACCAGCCAATGGTAAGACATAAAAATAGGGGCAGAATTTAATACCTTGTATCATCGTGAGCACATGAGGACAACAACCTTCACTTTGCAGTTCTTCACCATTTGCCACCTTAACTCTGAGTTGACCAAATCCATCTATCGGCAGTTTATTCTTTTTCACCAAGGAGGGATCCAAGAGGTTGTGAGTACTTCCTGAATCAACCAAATGGCCACTATGGAGGTACCAATTTCCCCATCAATCTCATTGTACTAGGGCATGGGGTTCCAGTTAAAGCATTTAATGAAATTTCTGGGTTAATCTCAATAACCTAAGCAGGAGCATTATCAGTTAAGTCATTTGAATCATAAAACACATCCTCCCCCTTATCATCTTGATGGTCATCTGTAGCATgcataaaatagattttaggGGACTTACAAACATGTGAGGGGTTCCACTTTTCTTCACAGTGGAAACACAAccccttctttattttttcatccatCTGCATTGGATACACTTTCTTTGGTGAGTTTACTAGTTTGTTGGTCCGAATGTCCCTTGGATACTGATTTTGGCTCCCCGTAATTTGTAATGAACTGCTTTTATCTCCCCATGGTTTCACTGCTCTCCTGGAACTAAGCAGGTATTCTTCCTAGATTCTTGCAAGGCCAAACGCTGCATTTAAGTTGATGGGATTCAACATTGAAGAGGAAGCCTAATCTCATCCTTTAGACCACTGAGAAAACAACTCAACTTGTGAGAATCTGGCAGTCCCTTTAGTCGGTTTGAGAGTGCTTCAAACTATCCTTTGTAGGTAGCAACTGTGGTTGTTTGCTTGAGTCGTGTGATGACCTCCATGGGGTTATCATAGGTTGTAGGTCCAAACCGGAGTTGCAAAGCTTGTGTGAATGTTTGCCAGCAATTAAATTGCCCTGTATTAGCTGCATCCTGGTACCAGATGAGAGCCTTCTCATTCATGTGGTAGGAAGCCATGAGAAGTCTATGGGCAGGGAGTGTTtggtgaaattcaaaataatggGAAGCTTTGAAAATCCAACCTGCTGGATCTTGTCCATCAAAGTGTGGAACTCCAATTTAATACCCCTGGGCAAAGGTCTTCGATTTTCCTGGTGTTCTTGTTCAGCGTCAACATGAGGTTCACGGTGTGCCAGCTGAGCTTGGATCTAGTTCTGGGTAACAAGAATAGTCCTCATCATGTCGTTCATTTGCTGCATCTGCTCTCTTAATTCCAGTATGCTTTGGTCGTGATTAGCTAACATTTCTTGTTGCTGTTTGCTGGATCTTGTGTTCTCTGCCATGAGGACCGtaggctctagataccaattgtaagGGTTCTCTGGGTTTGTGTATGAATTTCTGGTTTAATGGAAGGTATTTCTGGGTTGAGTTGGAATTCTATGGAATGAAAAAGGACAAAATCAACAGAAAATTGTGATAAAAGAACAAACATACAAGAATTTGATAAGAGCAACTGAGAAATTCAAGTTGCCACAGGGTTCTTCGAGGGCCCCTTAACCTCCAAATTCAATAGCCAATTCTTCAAGTTTCCAGATGATTCTTCTCTGCCATTTCTGGCGTACATATTGCAACATTACTAACCAACTGCTCAAATGGCAGTGATACACGTGTAACTACGTAACAGAATGTAAAACAGAAAGTGACTAAATTCAAGTATGTAAACGACAAGGacttaataataaatgaaagcaTAACAAGTAAAAAACGGCATGTAGTCGTCCATCTTCTGAGCCTCCCAACACTGCGTTCCTTGCTTTATTAAACAGTGCACTTCGATCTTCCTTCATACGGTGCGTTTTGAGTTCCATGCCATAACCCTAGTTCCCTTCTCTTTGACAGTTCATGTTCACTTCAGCTACTTCACTCTTGTCCCCTCCAATTACGGTGATTCTCTAGTGCTCCTCTTGGCCATCCCATAGAACCCGTAACACCCATAGAGCCCGTAACAGAGGTGAGATGGTTTTTGAATCCATCCAAATGAGCCTTCACAGCTGAAAAAACTCAGAATAACAAGAATTAAGCTGgaatatacatattaataacATTCTACTCTTGAGCATAATTGGTCTCAGGTCTTTTGGTACCAAGGTGTGTTCTATGCACTATTAAAACTCAAT
This window contains:
- the LOC121241585 gene encoding uncharacterized protein At1g08160-like yields the protein MQGDPSRPITGYPAPNGFPPPQPGVAYPYHAPPPPPQSHPYYNPQPYPYPSSSSTTFVRRFLTSMIVVFFLIGVSILILWLVLRPRIPDFRVDSLSVSNFSSGSNYSSSITGLWNVRFSVYNPNKKMSISYEEVHSSLLYKSEPISQTRIAPFKQGKRNQTVLDTAFSSTATYVDRWVVNDISGDRARGSVSFSVIVGARVQFRPGGWRARNRMLRVLCEDLPVGISSNSSGSGTLVGGAKGCRVGL